Part of the Cercospora beticola chromosome 5, complete sequence genome is shown below.
TCTTCTGCATCTCGACTGCCAACCCTCCAGAACATACTGTACATCAGATACCGCTTAGTCCAGAATGAAGAAAAATGCATGCCTCTAGGATATGGTCACGGATACAACTGTATGACCGAGAATTTGCCGACATGACGAACTTGGTATCAAATACATGTTGTCCGTTCATGCTACGCTGGGTTCTTCAACGAAGTAAACCAATCAATCAACCTTCTCCGCGACTCGCACATTGGCAATCCCAAGGCATAGTCGAAAGCAAGGTGCACATggacttctccttcagcaACCACGACTTCAACTTGCGTCCCATCATGCTCAGCATCCTTCAAGGCTCTACCCAGCTCGATACCATCGTCCCGCAGGCATTCAATACTTCCGGCAGTCACGATCACCCTTTCCACTGGTAGATGCGCCCAGAATTTCTCGCCTGCCGTGAGTGGGTCGGCCCAAACATCGTCTTCGACAGGATCGAAGAGATCTATGATATACTGGACTCGAGCAATGCTCAACCCATCAATCTGGTCGTACTCGCGGAAACTGGCAGAGCCTGTCTGCATCGCGGCCCATGGGGAGATCATGAACATGCCTCTGAATTTCGCTTTACTGGTCAGGTTTTCGGGTATCGGCTGAATATCTGGATGGGGTTGGAGGATGTGTGCCATCAGTGTGACTGCGAGATGCCCGCCTGCAGAGTCGCCGCCAAAGACGATTTGCGATGGAGAGAGATTTCGCGCTTCTAGCAAATGTCGGAGCGCAAGGACTGCTTGCCGCAGCTGAGTGGGATACTTTGCGCCAGGCGACAGAGAGTATTCCAGCACGAACAGCGCTGAAGCACCAAGAGCCGTCGCATAGTCTCGGCAGG
Proteins encoded:
- a CDS encoding uncharacterized protein (MEROPS:MER0043003), producing MSNAKQALLGFFNYVRLGPDIILIVLRTFWGFLFRSSVYRKHNWGWRRTLGFNLYQNLIRAGASNPVIRSKKTSGAIIRKACLKHDWPHNAQTLSDKSCPDAYLHEIGSFKSSKDGPVMLYFHGGGYTMPLHPKAHLLSCRDYATALGASALFVLEYSLSPGAKYPTQLRQAVLALRHLLEARNLSPSQIVFGGDSAGGHLAVTLMAHILQPHPDIQPIPENLTSKAKFRGMFMISPWAAMQTGSASFREYDQIDGLSIARVQYIIDLFDPVEDDVWADPLTAGEKFWAHLPVERVIVTAGSIECLRDDGIELGRALKDAEHDGTQVEVVVAEGEVHVHLAFDYALGLPMCESRRRLIDWFTSLKNPA